A genomic window from Quercus lobata isolate SW786 chromosome 10, ValleyOak3.0 Primary Assembly, whole genome shotgun sequence includes:
- the LOC115962882 gene encoding auxin-responsive protein SAUR32-like, with protein sequence MDVMKEKWRKNLIVKTWERCKSFGGGNKKKQYYYDDNINSLTKSRSWSYDHTKPSDKEERQQKKKCKVAPDGCFSVYVGPQKQRFVVKTEFANHPLFKMLLEDAELEYGYNSQGPILLPCEVDLFYKVLAEMDCGEEVRLGCNFAKGYSPLILRSPARRSISGDYNGCGGGYRLLSPSRMLKMNQL encoded by the coding sequence ATGGATGTTATGAAGGAAAAGTGGAGGAAAAATCTGATTGTGAAGACATGGGAGCGGTGCAAATCGTTTGGTGGAGGCAACAAGAAGAAGCAATATTACTATGATGATAATATTAACTCATTGACAAAGAGCAGATCGTGGAGCTATGATCACACCAAGCCATCTGATAAGGAAGAAAggcaacaaaaaaagaagtgcAAAGTGGCTCCTGATGGCTGTTTCTCAGTGTATGTTGGACCCCAAAAGCAAAGGTTTGTGGTCAAGACTGAGTTTGCTAACCATCCATTGTTCAAGATGCTGCTAGAAGATGCTGAATTGGAATATGGGTACAATAGTCAAGGCCCTATTTTGCTTCCTTGTGAAGTGGATCTGTTCTATAAAGTGTTGGCAGAGATGGACTGTGGAGAGGAGGTTAGGCTTGGTTGTAACTTTGCTAAAGGTTATAGTCCATTAATACTTCGAAGTCCAGCTCGGCGTTCGATTTCTGGTGATTACAACGGCTGTGGTGGGGGATATAGGCTTCTAAGCCCTTCGAGAATGCTTAAGATGAATCAATTGTAA